From Gemmatimonadales bacterium:
CCCCATCCCGGCCGGCCCGGCCGGCCTCCTGATAGTATGCCTCGGGCGTGGCGGGCAGGGTCCAATGGACCACCAGGCGGATATCCGGCTTGTCGATGCCCATCCCGAAGGCGCAGGTGGCCACCACGACATCGACCCGATCCTCCAGGAACTCCCCCAGCGTGACTGCGCGGCGCTCCTTGGTGAGTCCGGCATGGTACGGCGCCGCGCGGTGACCACCATCCCGGAGCGCGCGGGCGATGGCCTCGGTGGTGTTCCGGGTTGGCGCATACACGATGGCCATCCGGTCATCGCCCTGCAGGAGGTCGAGCAGCGCGCGCAGGCGGTGGCGCTCGTCGCGCGTGGGCACCACGCCGAACCAGAGGTTGGACCGGTCGAACGAGCCGAGGTGGACAGCACAGTGGCCAGGCACGAACCCGAGCGAGCGGCCGATCTCCTCGCGGACTTGAGGGGTAGCGCTTCCGGTCAGCGCGACTACTGGAGGGCGTCCCAGCCGGGAGCGCGCCGTTCGGAGGAGCCGGTAGCTGGGGCGGAAATCGAAGCCCCACTCCGCGATGCAATGGGCTTCATCCACCGCGAGAAGCGCGGGGCGGATACCCGCCGCGGCGAGTTGCGGCGCCAACCGGGCAAGTCGTTCCGGCGAGACGTAGAGGAGCTTGAGCTCGCCGCTGCGGAGCGAGGCCCAGACGGCATCCTGCTCTTCCCTGCCCAGCGAGCTGTGCAGGCCGGCCGCGGGAATGCCCCGCGCCACCGCGGCGGCGACCTGATCCTGCATCAAGGCGATGAGCGGGGAGACGACGATGGTGACGCCGCCCAGAACCAGCGCGGGCACCTGAAAGCAAATCGACTTGCCGCCGCCCGTGGGGAGCACGGCCAGGGTGTCGCGGCCGGCCAGCACGGAGTCGATGACCGGCACTTGGGCCGAGCGAAAATCGGCGTACCCGAAATGATGCTGGAGCAGGCGCCGGGCTTCGATCAAGGGAGCGGTCATGACCCAAGGTGCGAGCCGCCGCGGCGCCGAGCGCTCTCGATTCTACGTTGCGATGGCCATTACCACGCACGCACAAGCCGCCCCCGGGACTGCGGGACGGCT
This genomic window contains:
- a CDS encoding RecQ family ATP-dependent DNA helicase produces the protein MTAPLIEARRLLQHHFGYADFRSAQVPVIDSVLAGRDTLAVLPTGGGKSICFQVPALVLGGVTIVVSPLIALMQDQVAAAVARGIPAAGLHSSLGREEQDAVWASLRSGELKLLYVSPERLARLAPQLAAAGIRPALLAVDEAHCIAEWGFDFRPSYRLLRTARSRLGRPPVVALTGSATPQVREEIGRSLGFVPGHCAVHLGSFDRSNLWFGVVPTRDERHRLRALLDLLQGDDRMAIVYAPTRNTTEAIARALRDGGHRAAPYHAGLTKERRAVTLGEFLEDRVDVVVATCAFGMGIDKPDIRLVVHWTLPATPEAYYQEAGRAGRDGEPARCVLLWRKGDADLHRRQLDVTFPPSTLLERLWRGGADLRGVPRNILDSAERLRHELRPDRGPVDWGPVRERRRRAEARIAAMEAYARGNACRRRVLVGYFGEQLEHCEGCDRCGQRVRTPPLGPVVAARLARLRAALASRRGPWGGALLEPDILLRLARRPPASAAALAEVPGIGPALAERLGGTILRALGTLPAAAVPSSPQTPLRAALETWRSRAAAQMGVAPYLILADGALETLATAAPQEDASALRLAGLGPRARRKFGADLLRLLRLWRPLDLGLSE